One window of Vitis riparia cultivar Riparia Gloire de Montpellier isolate 1030 chromosome 5, EGFV_Vit.rip_1.0, whole genome shotgun sequence genomic DNA carries:
- the LOC117914041 gene encoding uncharacterized protein LOC117914041 gives MQHPAEGHGKVNLTLLLATTLGFMAPMAATLYRRCRKNKPENDPSIAPGLERTESGYAAKLEKFSHYVARQMGFADPDECPQLCNLAYDYLKKSKGCDENMYEYFSSQPDADSLYIKLVEELDRCTLSYFGFHWTQASLMINQVLSVESDKQKTKLKNFVMAATRKQRFEKVTKDLKVTRVFNTLVEEMKAIGVAPSGGCTEVMMPVALSKRSPVLLLMGGGMGAGKSTVLKEIMKEAFWSEAAADAVVVEADAFKETDVIYRALSSHHHDMLQTAELVHQSSTDAASSLLVTALNEGRDVIMDGTLSWEPFVQQTIAMARNVHKCRYRMGVGYKVAEDGTVTENYWEQIPPEEEEEEQQNENGHVERKPYRIELVGVICDPYLAVVRGIRRAIMTKRAVRVNSQLKSHKRFASAFQRYCQLVDNARLYCTNAMGGPPSLIGWKDGDNKLLVDPEQIKCLTVVSTLKDDADNVYELYTEPKILYEEGSVWKDIVLTPSRASLHLDLRTSIQKIENAKK, from the exons ATGCAGCACCCAGCTG AGGGCCATGGCAAAGTCAACCTCACACTTCTCTTGGCTACGACTCTTGGATTCATGGCGCCCATGGCCGCCACCCTTTACCGCCGGTGCCGAAAGAATAAGCCGGAGAATGATCCGAGTATTGCTCCAGGGCTGGAGAGAACGGAGTCCGGCTATGCCGCAAAGCTGGAAAAGTTCTCCCATTACGTAG CAAGGCAAATGGGATTTGCAGATCCGGATGAGTGTCCCCAGTTATGCAATTTAGCTTATGATTATCTCAAGAAATCAAAGGGGTGTGATGAAAACATGTATGAGTATTTTTCAAGTCAACCAGACGCCGACTCGCTCTATATAAAACTGGTGGAGGAGCTTGACAGGTGCACCCTCAGCTATTTTGGCTTTCACTGGACCCAGGCTTCTCTTATGATCAATCAG GTGTTGAGTGTGGAGTCTGATAAGCAGAAAACGAAGCTCAAGAACTTTGTGATGGCCGCTACAAG GAAGCAGAGATTTGAGAAGGTAACAAAGGACTTGAAGGTGACAAGGGTGTTCAATACATTGGTGGAGGAGATGAAAGCCATAGGGGTGGCGCCGTCCGGTGGTTGCACAGAGGTGATGATGCCAGTGGCCCTCAGTAAGAGGAGTCCTGTGCTCCTCCTCATGGGCGGTGGTATGGGTGCCGGCAAGAGCACTGTCCTCAAGGAGATCATGAAAGA AGCATTCTGGTCAGAGGCAGCAGCAGACGCTGTGGTAGTGGAGGCAGATGCTTTCAAAGAGACCGATGTCATTTACAGAGCCCTTAGCTCTCATCACCATGACATGCTTCAAACTGCTGAGCTG GTGCACCAGTCATCCACCGATGCAGCATCATCACTCCTTGTGACTGCCCTGAATGAAGGCCGGGATGTAATCATGGATGGAACCTTATCATGGGAGCCCTTTGTCCAGCAAACAATTGCCATGGCTAGGAATGTCCATAAATGCCGTTATCGAATGGGGGTAGGCTACAAGGTGGCAGAGGATGGAACTGTCACTGAAAATTACTGGGAACAGATACCaccagaagaagaagaggaagagcaACAAAACGAAAATGGACACGTAGAAAGGAAACCATACAGAATAGAGTTGGTTGGAGTGATCTGTGATCCTTATCTAGCAGTTGTTAGAGGCATCAG GAGAGCTATAATGACAAAACGAGCAGTGAGGGTGAACTCACAGTTGAAATCCCACAAGAGATTTGCAAGTGCGTTTCAGAGATACTGCCAACTTGTTGATAATGCCAGGCTCTATTGCACCAATGCCATGGGCGGCCCACCCAGC TTGATAGGATGGAAAGATGGAGACAACAAGCTACTGGTTGATCCTGAACAAATCAAATGTTTGACAGTAGTCAGCACTCTGAAGGATGATGCAGACAACGTCTACGAGCTTTACACGGAGccaaaaattttatatgaagaGGGTTCAGTTTGGAAAGACATTGTTCTGACACCTTCCAGGGCGAGCCTTCATCTGGACCTGAGGACGTCAAttcagaaaatagaaaatgcaaaaaagtaA
- the LOC117914331 gene encoding GDSL esterase/lipase 7-like produces MATTPLHLSFLLLCLSFLIKSQAKHVPALYIFGDSLVDSGNNNEQKTLAKADYAPYGIDYVVGTTGRFTNGFTVADYFSESLNLQHLPPFLDHTNIIEPSSAGYNFASASAGILPETGTTAGKNLNLRMQVGFFRRIVSTILKSRFKTPGRMSRHLSRSIFLVSIGSNDYAVNYLVPRFYNSSRVYNPEQFAQLLVNELGNHLQEMYRLGGRKFVVFEVGPIGCLPAIALKRAGPKTPCVEEINDVVSIFNAKLALKINHLSSTLRNSTFVLVKNFNLMHDMVKNPSRYGFKDSRNPCCIVSEANGACIPDKTPCNDRDGHVFWDAAHPSSAANRIVANEIFNGTSLCTPMNVRKLINAHKL; encoded by the exons atggCAACAACGCCTCTCCACCTCTCATTCCTCCTCCTCTGTCTCTCCTTTCTGATTAAATCACAGGCTAAGCATGTTCCGGCTCTGTACATATTTGGTGACTCCCTTGTGGACAGTGGCAACAATAATGAGCAGAAAACGCTTGCAAAAGCCGACTATGCACCCTATGGCATTGATTATGTGGTAGGAACCACCGGCAGGTTCACGAATGGCTTCACCGTTGCTGATTACTTTT CTGAATCGCTCAACTTACAACATTTACCTCCATTCTTGGACCACACAAATATTATCGAGCCAAGCTCCGCAGGATATAACTTTGCGTCTGCGTCTGCCGGCATCCTTCCTGAGACAGGCACTACTGCG GGCAAAAACTTGAACTTGAGAATGCAGGTGGGGTTTTTCAGAAGAATTGTTAGTACGATCTTGAAATCGCGCTTTAAAACCCCAGGGAGGATGTCGCGTCACTTGTCAAGGTCTATCTTCTTGGTTTCCATTGGTAGTAATGACTATGCAGTCAATTATCTGGTGCCCCGATTCTACAACAGCAGTCGCGTGTACAATCCTGAACAATTTGCTCAGCTCCTCGTCAACGAATTGGGCAATCATTTGCAGGAGATGTACAGGCTGGGTGGGAGGAAATTTGTGGTGTTCGAGGTGGGTCCAATCGGCTGTTTACCAGCTATTGCACTGAAAAGGGCTGGGCCCAAAACCCCTTGTGTGGAGGAAATAAACGATGTGGTATCCATCTTCAACGCCAAGCTTGCTCTGAAGATCAATCATCTCTCTTCCACACTCCGAAATTCCACTTTTGTTCTTGtgaaaaacttcaatttaatgcATGACATGGTGAAAAATCCTTCTCGTTACG GATTCAAGGATTCAAGGAACCCGTGTTGCATTGTTAGCGAAGCAAATGGGGCTTGCATTCCAGATAAGACCCCCTGCAATGACAGAGACGGTCATGTGTTTTGGGACGCAGCTCACCCCAGCTCTGCAGCTAACAGGATTGTTGCAAATGAAATCTTCAATGGGACAAGCCTATGTACTCCAATGAATGTTCGTAAACTCATCAACGCACataaattgtaa
- the LOC117914332 gene encoding histone H1-like, with product MASVQETVLVVPVGKKNVKKASAGTKKPKASPAHPPYSEMINEAIIALKERTGSSQIAIAKFIEEKQKSGLPANFKKLLLVQLKKLVASEKLVKVKNSYKLSSAAAKKSVASAKSEAAKAPAKKKPAARPKAVTKTKSASVKVKSTPIKAKAVVKPKPKGRPSKAAKKTSTAKSPGKKAVGTAKSLKKTPVKAVKKGPVKAPKKPKSIKSPVKKAK from the exons ATGGCTTCTGTGCAAGAGACTGTTCTCGTAGTCCCGGTCGGGAAGAAGAATGTTAAGAAGGCGTCTGCTGGAACGAAGAAGCCTAAGGCTTCTCCGGCACATCCGCCGTACAGTGAGATG ATAAACGAGGCTATAATCGCGCTGAAGGAGAGGACTGGTTCGAGCCAGATCGCCATCGCGAAATTCATTGAAGAGAAGCAAAAATCGGGTCTTCCGGCCAATTTTAAGAAGCTTTTGCTCGTTCAGTTGAAGAAGCTTGTGGCTTCTGAAAAGCTTGTGAAGGTGAAGAATTCATATAAGCTCTCGTCTGCCGCCGCTAAGAAGTCGGTGGCGTCAGCGAAGTCGGAAGCAGCGAAAGCGCCGGCGAAGAAGAAGCCTGCTGCGAGGCCGAAGGCTGTGACTAAAACTAAGTCTGCTTCTGTAAAGGTAAAATCCACTCCCATTAAAGCGAAGGCTGTGGTTAAGCCAAAGCCCAAGGGGAGACCGTCAAAAGCGGCCAAGAAGACTTCGACGGCAAAGTCACCAGGAAAGAAGGCTGTGGGAACGGCAAAGTCTCTTAAGAAGACTCCGGTTAAGGCTGTGAAGAAAGGTCCTGTTAAAGCTCCAAAGAAGCCGAAGAGCATAAAGTCTCCGGTGAAGAAGGCGAAGTAG
- the LOC117914329 gene encoding uncharacterized protein LOC117914329: MKPKPHTFLQYPPLRILFKMQQLDVHGKVILTLLLASSLGFMVKAAIHYRRRKINPENDLSFAPRLERTGSGRVGKIERFAHYAARQMGFADPDECPRFCKLAYDYLKKSKGCDQNIYEYFSSLPDAKSLYIKLVEEFERCILSYFAFHWTQASFMINQVLSVESDEQKTKLKDFVMAATRKQRFEKVTKDLKVKRVFHTLLEEMRAIRVAPSSGCTEVMMPVALSERSPVLLLMGGGMGAGKSTVLKEIMKDAFWSGAEANCVVVEADAFKETDVVYRALSSHHHDMLQTAELVHQSSTNAASSLLVAALNEGRDVVMDGTLSWEPFVQQTIAMARNVHKRRYRMGVGYDVAEDGTVTENYWEEVPLEEEEEQQKENGQVARKPYRIELVGVVCDPFLAVVRGIRRAIETRRAVRVNEQVKSHKRFASNFQSYCQLVDNVRLYCSNAMGRPPALIAWKEGGNKLLVDPEAIKCLTVISTSNEDAENIYELYKQPNLVHEEGSVWKDIVLSPSRVSLQLELRTSIQKIENLKVNGSTKASNTTMAQLIEPTF, encoded by the exons ATGAAACCAAAGCCTCATACCTTCCTTCAATATCCTCCCCTCAGAATCCTTTTCAAGATGCAGCAGCTAG ATGTTCACGGCAAAGTTATTCTCACACTCCTTTTGGCTTCATCTCTGGGATTCATGGTCAAGGCAGCCATCCATTACCGCCGGCGGAAGATTAACCCGGAGAACGATCTGAGTTTTGCTCCACGCCTGGAGAGAACCGGGTCCGGCCGTGTCGGAAAGATTGAAAGGTTCGCCCATTACGCAG CTAGGCAAATGGGATTTGCAGACCCAGATGAGTGTCCCCGGTTCTGCAAATTAGCTTATGATTATCTCAAGAAATCAAAAGGGTGCGATCAAAACATCTATGAGTACTTTTCAAGCCTACCAGACGCAAAGTCTCTCTACATAAAACTGGTAGAGGAGTTTGAGAGGTGTATCCTTAGTTATTTTGCATTTCACTGGACCCAAGCTTCTTTTATGATCAATCAG GTGCTGAGTGTAGAGTCTGATGAGCAGAAGACGAAGCTCAAGGACTTTGTGATGGCAGCTACAAG GAAACAGAGGTTTGAGAAGGTGACAAAGGACTTGAAAGTGAAGAGGGTGTTCCATACACTGTTGGAGGAGATGAGAGCCATACGGGTGGCGCCATCTAGTGGTTGCACAGAGGTGATGATGCCGGTGGCCCTCAGTGAGAGGAGCCCTGTGCTCCTCCTCATGGGTGGTGGGATGGGTGCCGGCAAGAGCACCGTCCTCAAGGAGATTATGAAAGA CGCATTCTGGTCAGGAGCAGAAGCAAACTGTGTGGTAGTGGAGGCAGATGCTTTCAAAGAGACCGATGTCGTTTACAGAGCCCTTAGCTCTCATCACCATGACATGCTTCAAACTGCTGAGCTG GTGCACCAATCGTCTACTAATGCAGCATCATCACTCCTTGTGGCTGCACTGAATGAAGGCCGTGATGTAGTCATGGATGGCACCTTATCATGGGAACCCTTTGTCCAGCAAACAATTGCCATGGCTAGGAATGTTCATAAACGCCGTTATCGAATGGGGGTTGGCTACGACGTGGCGGAGGATGGAACTGTCACTGAAAATTATTGGGAAGAGGTACcacttgaagaagaagaggagcaacaaaaagaaaatggacaAGTAGCAAGGAAACCATACAGAATAGAGTTGGTTGGAGTGGTCTGTGATCCTTTTCTAGCAGTTGTCAGAGGCATCAG GAGAGCCATAGAGACAAGAAGAGCAGTGAGGGTGAATGAGCAAGTGAAATCCCACAAGAGATTTGCAAGCAACTTTCAGAGTTACTGCCAACTTGTCGATAATGTCAGGCTATATTGCTCCAATGCCATGGGCAGGCCACCCGCG TTGATAGCATGGAAAGAGGGAGGCAACAAGCTACTGGTTGATCCTGAAGCAATCAAATGTTTGACAGTAATCAGCACTTCAAATGAAGATGCAGAGAACATCTATGAGCTTTACAAGCAGCCAAACCTCGTACATGAAGAGGGTTCGGTTTGGAAAGACATTGTTCTGTCACCTTCCAGAGTGAGCCTTCAACTGGAACTCAGAACATCTATTCAGAAAATCGAAAACTTGAAAGTAAATGGTAGTACCAAGGCAAGTAATACGACCATGGCCCAGCTCATCGAACCAACTTTCTGA
- the LOC117914330 gene encoding GDSL esterase/lipase 7-like, which translates to MATKPFFQLSFLVLCLSFLTKSQAKHVAALYIFGDSDLDNGNNNDKDTIAKANYPPYGIDYPKGTTGRFTNGLTIADYLAQFLNINQPPPFLGPMAATGKRPRGYNYASASAGILPETGTIVGSNLNLTEQVRLFRKTVDTILPQHLKTPEAISRHLSSSIFLVLIGSNDYAMNYLLPQFSNSSRLYNPEQFAELLLNELGNHLREMYRLGGRNFVVFEIGPIGCLPTVALENAGTKTRCVEKPNDLVSIFNAKLASNINQLTSSLQHSTFVLVKTFNLVHGLVENPSRNGFNDSRNPCCVISDKTGTCIPNKTPCQDRNGHVFWDGAHHTDAVNRFAAREIFNGTSFCTPINVQNLVHKHAL; encoded by the exons ATGGCAACAAAGCCCTTCTTCCAACTCTCATTTCTCGTCCTTTGTCTCTCCTTCTTGACAAAATCACAAGCCAAACATGTTGCAGCTTTGTACATATTTGGCGACTCCGATCTGGACAATGGCAACAACAACGACAAAGACACAATCGCAAAAGCCAATTATCCACCATATGGTATTGATTACCCAAAGGGAACCACAGGCAGATTCACAAACGGCCTCACCATTGCTGATTACTTGG CTCAATTTCTCAATATAAATCAACCACCTCCATTCTTGGGGCCAATGGCAGCTACCGGAAAAAGGCCCAGAGGATATAACTATGCCTCAGCCTCAGCTGGCATCCTTCCTGAGACAGGCACCATTGTG GGCTCCAACTTGAACTTGACAGAGCAGGTGAGGTTGTTCAGAAAAACCGTGGATACAATCCTTCCTCAGCACCTGAAAACCCCAGAAGCAATCTCACGTCACTTGTCAAGCTCTATTTTCTTGGTTCTCATTGGCAGTAATGACTATGCAATGAATTATCTTCTGCCTCAATTCTCCAACAGCAGTCGCTTATACAATCCTGAGCAATTTGCTGAACTCCTCCTGAACGAATTGGGAAATCATTTGCGG GAGATGTACCGTCTGGGTGGCAGGAATTTTGTAGTGTTTGAGATCGGTCCAATTGGTTGTTTGCCAACTGTTGCACTAGAAAATGCTGGAACAAAGACCCGATGCGTAGAGAAACCAAATGATTTAGTATCCATCTTCAATGCAAAGCTTGCTTCTAACATCAATCAGCTCACTTCCTCACTCCAACACTCCACCTTTGTTCTTGTGAAAACCTTCAACTTAGTGCATGGCCTTGTGGAAAATCCTTCTCGCAATG GGTTCAAtgattcaagaaatccatgttGTGTTATTAGCGATAAAACTGGAACTTGCATTCCAAATAAAACCCCGTGCCAGGACAGAAACGGCCATGTATTTTGGGATGGAGCTCACCACACCGATGCAGTAAACAGGTTTGCAGCAAGGGAAATCTTCAATGGGACAAGCTTTTGCACTCCCATCAATGTCCAAAACCTTGTCCATAAACATGCCCTGTAA